From the genome of Chanos chanos chromosome 5, fChaCha1.1, whole genome shotgun sequence, one region includes:
- the adpgk gene encoding ADP-dependent glucokinase isoform X2: MERGAAAERFFSDKEVFQRIARAAAEYPGAQLYVGGNAALIGQKLATYPQLVVLLCGPVGPKLHELLDDQIVVPPESLQEMDEYHLILEYKAGEKWGSTQAPQANRFIFSHDVSNGEMSALETFVASLEEFQPDLVVLSGLHMMEGMGRELWEDRLKEAVVAISDVRNEIPIHLELASMTDREYMSNIMQEVIPIVNSIGLNEQELLFLTQVGSGPHSELVSWEGVPDVGRVSDILLWVLERHGRTDPESEADLTRIHFHTLAYHIIATVDGHWGNQASAVMAGARVASSQACGLQEVDVTKVTLKAPVQFHSSYQEPRESLTLNPSNPVTLWHRGNVTFHLSPVLVCRQPLRTVGLGDAISAEGLLYSELASQP; this comes from the exons CTCTACGTAGGAGGGAATGCTGCTCTCATTGGTCAGAAATTGGCCACATACCCCCAGCTAGTG gttCTCCTGTGTGGACCTGTTGGGCCCAAACTGCATGAATTGCTGGATGACCAGATTGTTGTGCCCCCTGAGTCTCTGCAGGAGATGGATGAATATCACCTTATTCTGGAGTATAAAGCTG GAGAGAAGTGGGGGTCGACGCAGGCGCCCCAAGCCAACCGCTTCATCTTCTCCCACGATGTGTCCAACGGGGAGATGAGTGCTCTGGAGACGTTTGTGGCCAGTCTGGAAGAGTTCCAGCCTGACCTGGTGGTTCTGTCTGGGCTCCACATGATGGAGGGCATGGGCAGAGAGCTATGGGAGGACAGACTCAAAGAG GCAGTGGTGGCCATCTCTGATGTGAGAAATGAAATCCCTATTCATCTGGAGCTGGCCAGCATGACCGACCGGGAGTACATGAGCAACATCATGCAAGAG GTCATTCCCATTGTCAACTCCATCGGGCTGAACGAGCAGGAGCTGCTCTTCCTGACGCAGGTCGGCAGTGGCCCTCACTCAGAGCTGGTCTCCTGGGAGGGCGTACCGGACGTGGGCCGTGTCAGCGACATCCTCTTGTGGGTACTGGAGCGCCACGGCCGCACCGACCCGGAGTCGGAGGCCGACCTGACCCGAATCCACTTCCACACGCTGGCCTATCACATCATCGCCACCGTTGACGGTCACTGGGGGAACCAGGCTTCGGCGGTGATGGCGGGAGCTCGCGTGGCTAGCAGCCAGGCGTGTGGCTTACAGGAGGTGGATGTGACTAAGGTGACGCTCAAAGCCCCGGTGCAGTTCCACAGCTCCTACCAGGAGCCCAGGGAGAGCCTCACTCTCAACCCATCCAACCCAGTCACCCTCTGGCACCGGGGAAACGTGACCTTTCACCTCTCGCCGGTCCTTGTCTGCAGACAGCCGCTACGGACAGTCGGGCTGGGAGATGCCATCTCGGCTGAGGGACTGCTCTACTCGGAGCTTGCGTCGCAGCCTTAG